CCTcaacccggcggccggcggcttcTACTCAGGTAAACCGCTGAGGATTTGAGGTTCCCAGTTCGAGTTTCGTGGCCTTAGCTTGTGAGCCCGCGCCGCCAAGATTTCCTGATTTTATTTTTAGTCATTGCACTCCGATGTTGCAAGTCTCAGTTTTTCAGTGTTCAGTTTCTTTAGCGTTCCTGTTCTGTCGTTTGCAGTAGCGCTAGCGTTCCGCTCTTCTGGGTATTGGGCTATTGGCAGTCTCTGTTTGGTGGCGATGAGCAAGAAGAGGAAGTCCCTGAAACTAGCCAAATCGTTGAGAGATGCTGAAGAAGTGTACGCGCTTTGCCTCATCATCATATTATTAACTTTTCTCTTGGTTATGATCTGTGATGCTTTCGTCTGATTCTCACGGTGCTAATTCACTTGTGCACTTTCATTATGCAGACTAACTTCAGATTACATTGCAGGAGACGTTCTTGATGACCTACTGTCGAAACTTGTCAGGTAAGTAGGTAACACTTGTTTTCCCACCTTCCCTGCTGCTTCACTAGTTAGATTCAGAAAGGCCTAAAAGGTATTCTTCTCTAGGAGTGTGGAGGTTGCAAAGGCTTCTAGGGGAGGTTTACCAGAAAAGATATGGATGAAGGTATTGTTATCTTGGCTTCACTACATTTTGCCATCGTTAATGGCAGTCTGTTCTGTTCTCCTGTCTCCTGAGCAAGCTCAGTAGGTAGATTCtgtttttccttttgcatttaTGCCATTTTGCTGCTGCAGAAACAATTTGCTATCGGGGTCAATGATGTGACAAGGGTTCTTGAGCGAATGCCTCCAGCTACTGCCACTAATTCTACTTATAGTTCTACTGAAGCACAAACTGTCTCAGGTCGTCGTAGAGCTCCTTTGGTGCCACTGCAGGTTAGTTTTATTTCGTATTTTGCCTTCATAAGAAACCTACCTATGAAATTGGAGCCTCTTGATTTCTTATGCTTATATATTAGGTGCAAAGAGATGTGAAATTGCAGCATATTTGTGTCTAATACCATTATTTTTTGCTCTGTTCTTTTAGTGAAGACAAAGACATCAGTGCCTTTCTGCTTCCTTAGGAAATTTTCCTTGATTTTCGCCActttgaactttttttttgttgcatacTGTGATTTTAAGCCTTAATAGTAAATTATAGCATCAAATATATGCCGTCTTCTGCGAAGTGCACACATTTTCATCTGTACTGTTTTATTTCTACATCATTAGCTTATTCTCTTTCACTCTGTGGGCAACAATTAAATGAGTCAAGGATATTGGTGAACATGTTCAGTGATTCAGTCAAGTACAAAGATATGGACAATTTCAAGTGTACATACATCTTTGACAAAGATTTAATGAGGAACCCTGAATCTGACAAATATGTCTCATTTTATAATGCAACAATGCAGGCTGTCCTTGTAGCTGCCGATTGCAATCCCAAGTGGTTAACAAAACATATACCAACCCTGGCATCTACAAGGCAGGTTCCCGTACTGTGCATCAAGGACAACAAAGGAGGCTCAGTGAGGTTGGGTCATGTGGTGAATATCAGAACAGCACTTGCCATTGGAGTAAAGGTcagcttgttttcttttctgattGATTCCAATATGCTTTACTGTCTAGCAAGTATTCATGAGACTGGTGTTCAAATGAATGTTAGGCTGGAGACAGCGTGGTCAACAAGACTATCGACGAGGTCTTGGATTGTAATAAGCAATGAACCATAAAATTATCTCTGGGAGCAGCAAAATGATGGATAAAAACGTTTGAACTCCTGGGCATGCAACAGTTCCAGAGCATCTGAGAGATGGGTTAACATCTGACATAGAGAGAAGAAGCTTTAGAAGGGGGTATACGGTTCTACCAGATCGTGGCAAGATCAATTTTCTTACACCGATACTCGGAGAACCCTTTCTACCAATACCCAAGGGGAATAGGCGTACAACTCTGTTTGAATGGATTGCAAAGATATTTGTGCATAGCATTCCCATTGTGATCTGATCTTGGATTGTCGCCTATGTTTTTCTCTGTTACCAACAATAGATGATGTGAAAGTAATGCTGGCATAATTGTAAGTTTGAATGTTTAATGTGTTTGAGACACCACAGCACCTGTTCATTTTGTTGTAGTTGTCTTTTTTTCTTCATCCACAAACATCTGTTTTAAGTTGAACCACCCATGAAGTATTCAAGCAATCAGTTCGAACTCGATATTACACATGTCAAGAATATGTCACTTTGAACAAGACTTGTAGATACGCAACTTTGACGGCTTGACTAATCATTGCCAGAATAAGAAGAGAGAAACAGAAATACTGGCCCTTGTAGCGAGGACTTGAGGACTTAGGGTTAGGCATGCGTGTTCACACGCACAATACACAGGAGTACAACCATATATATGTCAGATGCTCATGCATACAAGTATACTAACCCATCCCAAAACAAGGCTTTGGCAACAATAGTGTAACACGCCAAGCATCTCTTCATTTCACCAACCCATGCAGGCAGAAAAGCATGGGCTTAGAGCTAGGTAGCACTCGTACGTGGAGCTTGATGTCCATCTGCAGCCTGAACTCTGAAATGTAGTGTAGGCCCTCGTCGAAGCTGTCGTTGCGCAGCGTGTGGCCTGGCGACGCCACGCGCCATGCAGAAGTCGCCGGTGCCACCGACGACGGAGATGCCCCGCGCGTCCTCTCGGCGATGATGTCGGCGCCCACTCCTTCCTGCCGTAGAAGTAGAACTCCTCGGCGCGCGCCACCGTACCGGCGCCGACTGCCAGCCCCCGCCGTCTCCGCGTCGTTGAACGCCTCTGCCACGCCGACTCCGCGTCGTTGAACTCCTCTGCCACCACCACGATCTCACCGAAGAAGGTGTCGTTGACGGACGCCGACGTGCTCAGCAGCTTCGGCTGCACGCAGTGGCGAAGCTAGCGCTAAGATTACCGTGGTGCACTTCTAAAGAAATCTGTAAACTTTTGCAGCAATCCATGATAAATTTAAGTCAAATTAGTGGTAATGTTTTCCGCTACCCTGGTGCATGGGCACCAGGCTACTTGAACGTGGCTTCGCCCCTGGCTGCACGCCTCGATCGCCGCCGTCGCGTTCGCCGTGTTATCGATCAGGCGTCGTTGCACGCATTGGACGGCACGTACGTCCGTCCGTAGCTACGACTAATAGTCATGTCGAGTACAGAAAGGATTTTGGTGCTTCATACTTGCGGAGCTCTGCGCCTACTCGCTCCCCGCAAAAGGATTGTCGCTGGAAGCTTGGGAGTCAACACCAaatagaagagagagggagatgaAAAGGAATCGGATAAAAGAGAAGGATAAAGTTGGCCGCAGCAAAGAGAATAGAGAGCGAGGGAGATGAAAGGAATCAGATAAAAGAAAAGGCTGACCCACGTGCAATCAGCTGTGCGCCTTTGCGGACTGCGAGCGGTGGAATTGACCGGGAGTTGGTTTGCGTGCGGGCGCAAATAGGGTTGGGCAGAAACACCTCGGTGTCATTTAGCAATTCTCACAGAGATTTCTCAATATACATGCTAACCGACTAGCTAGCAAACCTACAACTGAATTTTAAATTATTGATACTTGTTTCCTAAAAACCTAAAACCAGTTTTTTTCCCTAAATATCATCTCAATACTtgttttcttcaaaattaattttaattattGATATCTAAACACACTAGGAGTTGTTTCCACTGCCACATGATTGCTGATATGGATTTGATGGACCCTGGTTTGAACTAACCCCGCGGAACCCTTGTTGCACGGAAGCAATCCGAGATCTCCGGTTCGGCTATGCATCATATTGAAAACTCAATAATAACCGATGAACACGATGTCTATCAATTCATTCCAATATAACAACCTGATCGATCCAATCCAACAGATGACTCACTATCGACGGAAAGAAACTACCTTGCTAACACATTACAACTAATTGATAAAATACCTTAACCTAGAACAGACTCGAAGACCACCGGAAGAGGCAAACCCATGCATGCCTTCATAACTAGCTAATAGGTAATGTGGAGGAAATCCTTGATGTCCTTTTCCAGCTGCCCCATGACGGCCTCCCATCCAGCCTGAGTGGGGTGCACGTCGTCCCAGAAGAAGTGCTTCTCAGGGTGGGAACAAATGTTGTACAGGACGCCTCCATCCTCGTCCGCCTGCCCGCAATAGCCGTTCGGGTCAAAGCTGTAGCAGCACAGCTTCAGCTTGTTCTTGATGAACTGCTTTGCCACCTGCGGGACTGCACACCAAACATAtacatatttatatatatatgatgccTGCCTACTGCTTGTGTGTTGAAATACAGCTAATAAGTATTAAGGATGAAATCTTCATATGACTGCAGCACGTACTGTCCTGGGGATCGGATGGATCGACGATGTTGGTGAAAGCCCGATGAAGGTCAATGAGGTAGACACTGTCGCTGCTCGAAGCATTCAGCTTCTTCTCGAGGTCGCCGTTGTGGAACAATGCGGCCACGTTGCCGCGGCCCATGCATTCGGTGTAGTTGGACGGCCTGGTCTGCCACGGCGTGCAGGCCAACGGGTGCAGGTTGTTGATGAGGACCCTGGTCACGCCCAGCTTCCGCAgccgctccacgccgccggcgatctCGTCCGTCACGTTCCCGATGAAGTCGAGGATCTCGCTCTCGCCGCTCATGTTGGCGACGCGCGCGTAGTTGTTGCCGGAGATGGCCACGAGCGCGACCGACTCCTGGAGCTGCCATTTCCCGATGTCGCCGCCATCAAGAATCTTCTAGAAGGAGTCGATCTGCTTGGCCAGGGTCGGCGCCTTGCGCGGCACCTCGAACACGCCGGCGCCACCCACGGCGAAGTTCACGCCGAACTTGTCGCCATTATTCTCTTTCGTGTCCCTGTACGTCTCGGGGGCCATGGTGCGCCCCAGAATCTTTGCTGCAACACTATGACGGCGAATCCAGTCATACAAACACTCACTAGTTAGGATAGGATAGATCGACAATACAATCCAAATGCAAGTGAGATTGATCGATCTTATCAACAATATAATTAATGTACATTGTATTAATTAATTACCGATGAAATCCGAATGAACGAAGCCGTTGGAGAAGCGCCCGGTTGGATCCTGGAGAAGCCCATGGGAGCAGCCGTAGGGTTTGTACCACTGGCAAGTAACTTGGCTCAAATCTGCCTTGGGGAAGT
This portion of the Panicum virgatum strain AP13 chromosome 2N, P.virgatum_v5, whole genome shotgun sequence genome encodes:
- the LOC120661954 gene encoding uncharacterized protein LOC120661954 isoform X1 yields the protein MLMEAYDGPELLMDKGPLKSWPIKNENLGNTRGLLAGFPTNADSPQRRARRLPRRTCAAFLRLLISADQIHRAVTSTLTAPLTARGDFIRRPTDGYPQPGGRRLLLRLTSDYIAGDVLDDLLSKLVRSVEVAKASRGGLPEKIWMKKQFAIGVNDVTRVLERMPPATATNSTYSSTEAQTVSGRRRAPLVPLQAVLVAADCNPKWLTKHIPTLASTRQVPVLCIKDNKGGSVRLGHVVNIRTALAIGVKAGDSVVNKTIDEVLDCNKQ
- the LOC120661954 gene encoding uncharacterized protein LOC120661954 isoform X2, yielding MSKKRKSLKLAKSLRDAEEVLTSDYIAGDVLDDLLSKLVRSVEVAKASRGGLPEKIWMKKQFAIGVNDVTRVLERMPPATATNSTYSSTEAQTVSGRRRAPLVPLQAVLVAADCNPKWLTKHIPTLASTRQVPVLCIKDNKGGSVRLGHVVNIRTALAIGVKAGDSVVNKTIDEVLDCNKQ
- the LOC120659014 gene encoding GDSL esterase/lipase At3g09930-like — encoded protein: MSGESEILDFIGNVTDEIAGGVERLRKLGVTRVLINNLHPLACTPWQTRPSNYTECMGRGNVAALFHNGDLEKKLNASSSDSVYLIDLHRAFTNIVDPSDPQDIPQVAKQFIKNKLKLCCYSFDPNGYCGQADEDGGVLYNICSHPEKHFFWDDVHPTQAGWEAVMGQLEKDIKDFLHITY
- the LOC120662945 gene encoding GDSL esterase/lipase At5g03610-like, with the protein product MAVRLPAILLSSIYLLVSLNGDFFIVYRLLFLPPTFAFATASHVESARTSGSFHWYNGLFVFGDSFADTGNFPKADLSQVTCQWYKPYGCSHGLLQDPTGRFSNGFVHSDFIAKILGRTMAPETYRDTKENNGDKFGVNFAVGGAGVFEVPRKAPTLAKQIDSF